A window of Haliscomenobacter hydrossis DSM 1100 contains these coding sequences:
- a CDS encoding response regulator translates to MEKIHVAIVEDLTEFRERYSRLINLTEGFVCLPEHQFPCCEDSVPTLIEDPRIKVVIQDIGMPKGHINGIASMQQIKNKRQGLLFMIATVYIEDTYLFEALCAGADSYMLKTDPDAVFVHHLKELALENGRPFSGPLMRKILDVFRSQESDNNKIKPTAFQKQLLEKILEGEINEIAYTNEELAEELNRQVKEITREIRAIYKMLHVNNRKEMIKKYQSWKVRFFGFD, encoded by the coding sequence ATGGAAAAAATTCACGTCGCAATAGTTGAAGATTTAACCGAATTCCGCGAACGTTACAGTCGCTTGATCAATCTAACGGAAGGATTCGTTTGTTTGCCTGAACACCAATTCCCTTGTTGTGAAGATTCTGTACCTACCTTAATCGAAGACCCACGCATCAAAGTGGTCATCCAAGACATTGGAATGCCCAAAGGACACATCAATGGCATCGCCAGTATGCAGCAAATCAAAAACAAACGCCAGGGTTTGCTCTTTATGATTGCCACGGTTTACATCGAAGACACCTACCTTTTTGAGGCTCTTTGTGCCGGTGCGGATAGTTATATGTTAAAAACCGATCCGGATGCGGTATTCGTTCATCATTTGAAGGAATTGGCGCTGGAAAATGGTCGGCCATTTAGTGGTCCGCTGATGAGGAAAATTCTGGACGTTTTTCGCAGTCAGGAATCCGACAACAACAAAATCAAACCAACTGCTTTCCAAAAACAGTTATTGGAGAAAATTTTGGAGGGCGAGATCAATGAAATCGCTTATACCAATGAAGAATTGGCAGAAGAGTTGAATCGACAAGTCAAAGAAATCACCCGAGAAATTCGAGCCATTTACAAAATGCTCCACGTCAATAACCGCAAAGAAATGATCAAGAAGTACCAAAGTTGGAAAGTGCGTTTCTTTGGGTTTGACTAA
- a CDS encoding hydroxymethylglutaryl-CoA lyase, producing MSPSTKPLKIIECPRDAMQGLKDFIPTEVKANYINLLLKAGFDTLDFGSFVSPKAIPQMRDTAEVLSRLDLANNPTKLLAIVANSRGAEDAAAFSEIDYLGYPFSISETFQLRNTNATIHESLERVKQIQDICLQKNKQLVLYISMGFGNPYGDPWNAEIVKTWVDQLQAMSINIFQLSDTIGVATPQSIRYIFSELITAYPGLEIGAHFHTVPALWQEKIEAAYQSGCRRFDGAIKGYGGCPMAKDDLTGNMPTENMIAYFHEAGEQTGINLEILLRALAKAQEVFPAH from the coding sequence ATGAGCCCATCTACCAAACCATTAAAAATCATAGAGTGCCCACGTGATGCCATGCAGGGCTTGAAAGATTTTATCCCTACCGAAGTCAAGGCCAACTACATCAATTTATTGCTTAAAGCTGGTTTTGATACCCTTGATTTTGGCAGTTTTGTATCGCCCAAAGCCATTCCCCAAATGAGGGATACTGCCGAAGTACTGAGTCGGCTTGACTTGGCCAACAACCCGACCAAGCTGTTGGCCATCGTAGCCAATAGTCGAGGTGCCGAGGACGCCGCAGCTTTTTCAGAAATCGATTACCTGGGCTACCCTTTTTCCATCTCCGAAACCTTTCAATTGCGCAATACCAACGCCACCATCCATGAATCTTTGGAAAGGGTAAAACAGATTCAGGACATTTGCCTGCAAAAGAACAAACAACTGGTGTTGTACATTTCTATGGGATTTGGCAATCCCTATGGCGATCCCTGGAATGCCGAGATTGTAAAAACCTGGGTAGACCAATTGCAGGCCATGAGCATCAACATTTTTCAACTTTCGGATACCATCGGGGTCGCTACCCCCCAAAGCATTCGTTATATTTTTTCGGAATTGATCACCGCTTACCCCGGATTGGAAATTGGTGCACATTTTCATACTGTTCCGGCGCTTTGGCAAGAAAAAATTGAGGCAGCATACCAAAGTGGGTGTCGCCGTTTTGATGGTGCCATCAAAGGATATGGGGGCTGTCCGATGGCAAAGGATGATCTTACCGGAAACATGCCCACTGAAAACATGATTGCCTATTTTCACGAAGCTGGCGAACAAACGGGGATCAATCTGGAAATTTTATTGCGGGCTCTGGCTAAGGCACAAGAGGTTTTTCCTGCACATTGA
- a CDS encoding OmpA family protein yields the protein MQVVRCLAIEPDQAIRNIFVDETNQKWVGNGSIVYQVKALDLATPLPLKEGEQSLLALSGGNADIRWSVASLQSLLKIKLSADNRLSTGYYDAQKDLLLLGTSGSGFFELKTKPSLQLLNAYTTANSKLRSNIVNIIYADSYGKIWIGTDQGLLQGSAGKWELVNKYFNVTGIQTYLPFTYVLSDGQLWRWDGKGEWEDYGFDERMVEGNISAFTLDIQGRFWIASEMLARYDPEIDKFQTFGPADYYTSQFPTCLSLDKEGALWVGTEDKGVYLVEKASALTLNLITGVLQGCDPTGMTIRAKLTGGKTPFTYQWSNGQNTETAKDLGPGEYSVTVTDAAGLKKTSKTVLPDPRITLKVSQQSEESGANAKDGVAAAIATGGSPSYTYQWDNGETSNIARKLGEGVHTVTVKDKMGCSTEGSVNITQKAGVLRVAISAQPKLNCNGDKNAALGIRVSGGKSPYQYQWNQAGLSGDTLSGLGAGDYQVNVTDAIGQKASINFKIEQPAALNLALRVQSPASTNNADGKALAQLSGGTGPYTYVWDNGETTAMATKLAPGKRSVTVTDSKGCRTQANVELAENVLALNATLIQTKKLDCAGNKDAALQVEINGGKAPFTYKWSPAELSGTQAGGLGAGDYTVTVSDASGKSVSANLKIEQPAPLQVQINVNTPASTGNADGKATAQVTGGSGIYTYRWDNGETLATATKLAPGSHIVTVTDAKGCRAEAGASISENILALEVALSAKSPILCSGAKGGALLATVKGGKAPYNFKWNANGLSGDQVSGLAAGEYTVNVSDASGKTASASFKMEEPSPIQLTTNVIASASTGNADGKASASARGGSGTLTYKWDNDETLPTAAKLAPGQHFVTVTDSKGCTAKASVEITENILPLALNLEEKATIQCNGARSGALQAVVSGGKGPFRYQWSDPAGIGPEATAIGAGTYSLTVTDAVGAQKTAQITLTQPEAMSIALTKKYGVSEDEVKDGLAAVQVKGGSGTLTYAWSNGETLPTAQKLGLGRNTLVVTDAKGCTATIGVEITKKNIPELTAGRIRNGQAIRIEQLQFDVDSINIKSSFIPILDEVFEFLTDNPGIIVEVGGHTNGLCQDEFCIRLSTARAKSVAEYLIKKGIDAKRVQFKGYGRSVPIATNSTPEGRQKNQRVEIKIVRMNQ from the coding sequence ATGCAGGTCGTACGCTGTTTGGCCATCGAACCGGATCAGGCCATTCGCAATATATTTGTAGATGAAACCAATCAAAAATGGGTTGGAAATGGCAGCATCGTGTACCAGGTCAAAGCCTTGGATTTAGCCACTCCACTTCCATTAAAAGAGGGCGAACAATCCCTCCTGGCTTTGTCGGGTGGAAATGCAGATATTCGCTGGAGCGTCGCGTCTTTACAAAGTCTCCTTAAAATTAAACTCAGTGCCGATAATCGCCTCAGCACTGGATACTACGATGCTCAAAAAGACTTGTTGTTGCTAGGCACCAGCGGGAGTGGTTTTTTTGAACTCAAAACCAAACCAAGCCTCCAACTGCTAAATGCCTATACCACGGCAAATTCCAAATTGCGCTCCAATATTGTTAACATCATCTATGCCGATAGTTATGGCAAAATCTGGATTGGCACCGATCAAGGACTGCTCCAGGGGAGCGCTGGTAAATGGGAATTGGTGAACAAATACTTCAATGTAACTGGTATTCAAACTTATTTGCCCTTTACTTATGTGCTCTCCGATGGACAACTCTGGCGTTGGGATGGCAAGGGAGAATGGGAGGACTACGGCTTTGATGAGCGGATGGTTGAAGGCAATATTTCCGCGTTCACCCTCGATATCCAGGGCCGTTTTTGGATCGCTTCTGAAATGTTGGCGCGTTATGATCCTGAAATTGACAAGTTCCAAACCTTTGGCCCGGCTGATTATTATACCAGCCAGTTTCCCACTTGCCTAAGCCTCGACAAGGAAGGTGCACTTTGGGTAGGTACGGAAGACAAAGGCGTGTACCTCGTTGAAAAAGCCAGCGCCTTAACCCTGAACCTCATTACGGGAGTTTTACAAGGTTGTGATCCAACTGGGATGACCATCCGAGCCAAACTCACCGGAGGAAAGACACCATTTACGTACCAATGGAGCAATGGTCAAAATACAGAAACCGCAAAAGACCTGGGTCCTGGCGAGTACAGTGTGACGGTAACCGATGCAGCTGGTCTGAAAAAAACCAGTAAAACAGTACTACCTGATCCCCGCATTACTTTAAAAGTCAGTCAACAAAGTGAAGAAAGTGGCGCAAATGCCAAAGATGGCGTTGCCGCCGCCATCGCAACGGGTGGCAGTCCTTCCTATACTTATCAGTGGGACAATGGGGAAACCAGCAACATTGCCCGCAAGTTGGGCGAAGGCGTACATACGGTTACAGTGAAAGATAAAATGGGCTGCTCCACTGAAGGCAGTGTAAACATTACCCAAAAAGCAGGAGTGCTAAGGGTTGCCATCTCCGCACAACCAAAACTAAATTGCAACGGAGACAAAAATGCTGCTTTAGGAATTCGTGTTTCCGGTGGAAAAAGCCCCTATCAATACCAATGGAACCAAGCGGGGTTAAGCGGAGACACCTTGAGCGGGTTAGGAGCAGGAGATTATCAGGTAAACGTCACGGATGCGATTGGTCAAAAAGCAAGCATCAACTTTAAAATTGAACAACCCGCAGCGCTGAACCTGGCCCTGCGTGTACAAAGCCCCGCCAGCACCAATAATGCCGATGGCAAAGCCCTGGCACAATTGAGTGGCGGAACAGGTCCTTACACTTACGTTTGGGACAATGGGGAAACGACCGCAATGGCCACCAAATTGGCGCCCGGCAAACGCAGCGTCACCGTCACCGATAGCAAAGGTTGCCGTACCCAGGCCAATGTTGAACTCGCTGAAAATGTACTGGCGTTAAATGCTACCTTGATCCAAACCAAAAAACTGGATTGCGCCGGCAACAAAGATGCAGCCTTACAAGTAGAAATCAACGGAGGTAAGGCCCCCTTCACCTACAAATGGAGTCCAGCCGAGCTAAGTGGTACCCAAGCGGGCGGACTTGGAGCTGGTGACTACACAGTAACCGTCAGCGACGCCAGCGGAAAAAGTGTGAGTGCCAATCTAAAAATTGAACAACCTGCACCATTACAAGTACAAATCAACGTAAACACACCTGCCAGCACCGGTAATGCCGATGGTAAAGCTACGGCTCAAGTAACTGGAGGCTCCGGCATCTATACTTATCGTTGGGACAATGGGGAAACCCTGGCCACCGCCACCAAACTGGCACCGGGTAGTCATATCGTGACGGTAACCGACGCCAAGGGTTGTCGTGCCGAAGCAGGAGCATCCATCAGCGAGAACATCCTGGCGCTGGAGGTAGCCCTCAGCGCCAAATCTCCTATTTTGTGCAGTGGAGCCAAAGGAGGTGCTTTACTGGCTACGGTTAAAGGAGGGAAAGCACCCTACAATTTCAAATGGAATGCCAATGGGCTCAGCGGTGACCAGGTCTCTGGACTAGCCGCTGGTGAGTATACCGTAAATGTGAGTGATGCCAGCGGAAAAACTGCTTCGGCAAGTTTTAAAATGGAAGAACCTAGTCCAATTCAACTCACAACCAATGTGATAGCATCTGCCAGCACTGGCAATGCCGATGGTAAGGCAAGCGCCAGTGCCCGCGGTGGCAGCGGTACCTTAACCTACAAATGGGACAACGACGAAACGCTGCCTACTGCTGCAAAACTTGCTCCGGGTCAACATTTCGTCACCGTTACCGATAGCAAAGGTTGTACGGCCAAGGCTAGTGTTGAGATTACTGAAAACATCCTTCCACTCGCCTTGAATTTGGAAGAAAAAGCAACCATTCAGTGCAATGGTGCCCGTAGTGGTGCACTACAAGCAGTAGTTAGTGGAGGAAAAGGTCCATTCCGCTACCAGTGGAGTGATCCGGCAGGGATTGGCCCGGAAGCTACTGCGATCGGCGCAGGCACCTATAGCCTGACCGTAACCGATGCAGTAGGTGCACAAAAAACCGCCCAAATTACCCTGACTCAGCCAGAGGCGATGAGCATTGCTTTAACCAAAAAATACGGCGTGAGTGAGGATGAGGTAAAAGATGGCTTGGCTGCTGTACAAGTAAAAGGAGGGTCCGGAACTTTAACCTATGCCTGGAGCAATGGAGAGACCCTGCCTACTGCTCAAAAACTGGGTCTGGGGAGAAATACCCTGGTCGTGACGGATGCGAAAGGCTGTACTGCAACCATCGGTGTTGAAATTACCAAGAAGAACATCCCCGAACTCACCGCAGGTCGCATTCGCAATGGCCAGGCCATTCGAATCGAGCAATTACAATTCGACGTCGATAGCATCAACATCAAATCTTCTTTCATCCCAATTCTGGACGAAGTTTTTGAGTTTTTGACCGATAACCCCGGAATTATTGTAGAAGTAGGTGGCCATACCAACGGTTTGTGCCAGGATGAATTTTGTATCCGACTCTCTACTGCTCGTGCCAAGTCAGTAGCCGAATACTTGATCAAAAAAGGAATTGATGCCAAACGGGTCCAGTTCAAAGGGTATGGCCGAAGTGTACCCATTGCCACCAACTCTACGCCCGAAGGAAGGCAAAAGAACCAACGGGTAGAAATAAAAATCGTGCGGATGAACCAGTAG
- a CDS encoding integrase, which produces MPKKKKGIELLEVIQASHNVREACQKLGISKSQYYKLLKNPEPAANKPYTPRKIGLETYQRIVDLALLCPFGCHNISYKLAEENLNISAVSVQKILQQNGLGTAKARFKALEQKIMAEMDYSLNNEQKDFICKYNPALLEVGRKIGSPGELISVFSYFLGQLPWLGKVFVIFGLDASSGFVHASVSFTKDKLLCAELLEDVIFPFYGSMDIAIKTVETSKDNEYFAYGKHPFNSFLRGQSVVHLLTVVGGPKTNGYCQKFQQYLLDHIVPELRKKQAMYTDLEPLNEDLNLYLDQYNRKAIPAAEKYYQDFPLHGMSPWDNLQKRTR; this is translated from the coding sequence ATGCCAAAAAAGAAAAAAGGAATTGAGTTGCTTGAGGTAATTCAGGCAAGTCATAACGTTAGGGAAGCCTGCCAAAAACTGGGCATTAGCAAGAGCCAGTACTATAAGTTGCTGAAAAACCCGGAACCCGCAGCGAACAAACCCTACACACCGCGAAAAATTGGTCTTGAAACCTATCAAAGAATAGTGGATTTAGCACTGTTGTGCCCATTCGGCTGTCACAACATCAGTTATAAACTTGCCGAAGAAAACCTCAATATTTCTGCGGTTAGCGTGCAAAAAATTTTACAACAAAACGGATTAGGAACAGCCAAGGCTCGGTTTAAAGCACTGGAACAAAAAATCATGGCTGAAATGGATTACTCCTTGAACAATGAGCAAAAAGATTTCATCTGCAAGTACAACCCGGCATTATTGGAAGTGGGTAGAAAAATTGGTTCGCCGGGGGAATTGATCTCTGTGTTTTCTTATTTTTTAGGCCAACTACCCTGGTTGGGAAAGGTATTTGTCATTTTTGGACTTGATGCCAGCTCGGGCTTTGTTCATGCTTCTGTCAGTTTTACAAAAGACAAACTATTGTGTGCTGAATTGTTGGAAGATGTGATTTTTCCTTTTTATGGCTCAATGGATATCGCTATAAAAACGGTGGAAACCAGTAAAGACAACGAATATTTTGCCTATGGTAAACATCCCTTTAACTCGTTTTTGCGGGGGCAATCGGTAGTACACTTGTTGACGGTAGTTGGTGGGCCTAAAACGAATGGTTATTGCCAGAAATTTCAACAGTATTTATTGGACCACATCGTACCTGAACTGAGGAAAAAGCAGGCTATGTATACCGATTTGGAGCCATTGAATGAGGATTTGAATCTGTACCTTGACCAATACAACCGCAAAGCAATACCCGCAGCTGAAAAATATTATCAGGATTTCCCACTGCACGGGATGTCACCCTGGGACAACCTGCAAAAAAGGACTAGATAA
- a CDS encoding glycoside hydrolase family 125 protein, producing MQSRRKFIQQTGVLSSGLLLSTSPVLAWAGNNLESKRPALADRKFSSDAVEATIVQLKKQIADPELAWLFENCFPNTLDTTVEFEMIDGKPDTYVITGDIDAMWLRDSTAQVWPYLPLTKGDKKLQELIAGVINRQKKCIILDPYANAFYKDVNKESEWKKDLTVMKPGIHERKWEIDSLCYPIRLAYHYHKTTGDTSVFDTDWVRSIELTLQTFKEQQRKEGNGPYTFQRTTYWATDGVPLSGYGYPVKPVGLICSVFRPSDDATIYPFLIPANYFAVVALKQAAELLNKVVKNTKLALECSTLALEVEKALLQHAIINHQTYGRIFAYEVNGFGSFNLMDDANVPSLLSLPYLGAVKNTDPIYLNTRKYLLSTNNPFFFKGKAAEGIGGPHAGMNMIWPLSVTMRGLTSTNAAEITQCLHSLKSTHGGTGFMHEAFHKDDASNFTRKWFAWANTLFGELVMQTREKQPQILAKNPI from the coding sequence ATGCAATCCAGAAGAAAATTTATACAACAAACCGGGGTACTCAGCAGTGGTTTACTGCTGAGTACCTCACCCGTTTTGGCTTGGGCCGGCAATAACCTGGAAAGCAAACGTCCAGCGCTAGCCGACCGCAAGTTCAGCAGTGATGCCGTGGAAGCGACCATCGTTCAGCTCAAAAAACAAATTGCCGATCCTGAACTCGCCTGGTTGTTCGAAAATTGTTTCCCCAATACGCTCGACACTACGGTTGAGTTTGAAATGATCGATGGCAAACCCGATACTTATGTCATCACGGGTGATATTGACGCCATGTGGCTGCGCGACAGTACGGCCCAGGTTTGGCCTTATTTGCCCTTGACCAAAGGCGACAAAAAACTTCAGGAACTGATTGCTGGCGTAATCAACCGCCAAAAGAAGTGCATCATCCTGGATCCTTACGCCAATGCTTTTTACAAAGACGTCAACAAAGAAAGTGAGTGGAAAAAAGACCTCACCGTGATGAAACCCGGCATCCACGAGCGCAAATGGGAAATTGACTCCTTGTGTTATCCCATTCGTTTGGCTTACCATTACCACAAAACCACTGGAGATACGAGCGTTTTTGATACGGATTGGGTGCGCAGCATCGAACTTACCCTACAAACCTTTAAGGAGCAACAGCGCAAAGAGGGCAATGGCCCTTATACTTTCCAACGCACCACGTATTGGGCAACCGACGGGGTGCCTTTATCGGGCTACGGTTATCCGGTTAAACCCGTGGGTTTGATCTGTTCGGTATTTCGGCCCAGTGATGATGCCACGATTTATCCTTTTCTGATCCCGGCGAATTATTTTGCCGTGGTTGCGCTCAAACAGGCCGCGGAGCTATTGAATAAAGTGGTAAAAAACACCAAACTGGCGCTCGAGTGTAGTACGCTGGCGCTGGAAGTTGAAAAAGCATTGCTCCAACACGCCATCATCAACCACCAGACCTACGGCAGGATATTTGCCTACGAGGTCAACGGATTTGGCAGTTTCAACCTTATGGACGACGCCAATGTGCCGAGTTTGCTCTCCCTCCCCTATCTGGGAGCAGTAAAAAATACGGACCCAATATATCTCAATACCCGGAAGTATTTGCTTTCTACCAATAACCCTTTCTTTTTCAAAGGCAAAGCTGCTGAAGGCATTGGTGGTCCCCACGCGGGCATGAACATGATTTGGCCTTTGAGTGTGACCATGCGCGGCCTCACCTCTACCAATGCGGCTGAAATCACTCAATGTTTACATAGCTTAAAATCGACACACGGAGGAACGGGCTTTATGCACGAAGCATTCCATAAGGACGATGCCAGCAATTTTACCAGAAAATGGTTTGCCTGGGCCAATACCTTGTTTGGAGAATTGGTGATGCAGACC
- a CDS encoding sodium/sugar symporter — protein MSGTLDTRDIIVFLIYFIVVSGYGYWIYQRKKSATADTKDFFLAEGTLTWWAIGASLIASNISAEQFIGMSGSGFAMGLAIASYEWMAAATLLVVAVFLLPIYLRNKIYTMPQFLAQRYSPLVATTLAVFWLVVYVFVNLTSILHLGALAVSTISGISYEACIFGLTLFAVFITLGGMKVIGYTDVIQVLVLILGGLATTYLALDLVAHHYGGSGALNGLSLLREHASSHFHMILQPGQMMMPDGSGGEKDAFQDLPGIAVLVGAMWIANLSYWGMNQYITQRALGADLNTARAGLLFAAFLKLLMPIIVVLPGIAAYLLFQQGEFQEQITEGGFVKPDKAYPVLINLLPTGLKGLSFAALTAAIVASLAGKANSISTIFTLDLYKKYFNRNASEANQVMVGRVVIVIALIIGAIVAPVLRNFAQAFQFIQNFTGLISPGITAIFLLGFFWKKTTASAAMAGAIATIPAGIALENLLPNLPFMHRMGWVFLIVVGLMILISLLDSKGRKNVRSIEVEVSDFKTAPAFTVGMVVIVIILAVLYSMFW, from the coding sequence ATGAGCGGAACATTAGACACCAGAGACATCATTGTCTTTCTCATTTATTTCATCGTTGTATCGGGTTACGGCTACTGGATTTACCAGCGCAAAAAAAGCGCTACCGCCGATACCAAAGACTTTTTTCTAGCCGAAGGCACCCTTACCTGGTGGGCTATTGGCGCTTCGCTCATCGCTTCCAACATTTCTGCCGAGCAATTCATCGGCATGTCAGGTTCGGGTTTTGCCATGGGTTTGGCTATTGCTTCTTACGAATGGATGGCTGCGGCTACCTTGCTCGTGGTTGCCGTATTTCTCTTGCCCATTTATTTGCGCAACAAGATTTACACCATGCCGCAGTTTTTGGCGCAGCGCTACAGTCCATTGGTAGCTACTACCTTGGCCGTATTCTGGCTGGTGGTGTATGTATTTGTCAACCTTACCTCCATTTTGCACCTCGGCGCCCTGGCCGTGAGTACCATCTCGGGCATCAGTTATGAAGCCTGCATCTTCGGGTTAACCCTCTTTGCCGTATTCATTACCCTCGGGGGCATGAAAGTAATTGGCTACACGGACGTGATCCAGGTATTGGTACTCATTTTGGGTGGTTTGGCTACCACCTATTTGGCCCTGGATTTGGTTGCTCATCACTACGGCGGCAGCGGCGCATTGAACGGATTAAGCCTGCTACGGGAACACGCCAGTAGCCATTTCCACATGATTTTACAACCCGGACAAATGATGATGCCCGATGGTTCCGGTGGTGAAAAAGATGCTTTCCAGGATCTTCCAGGGATTGCGGTGTTGGTTGGAGCCATGTGGATCGCAAACCTGAGTTATTGGGGCATGAATCAATACATTACCCAGCGCGCTTTGGGTGCAGATCTGAATACGGCCCGCGCTGGTTTGCTTTTTGCTGCTTTCCTCAAATTATTGATGCCCATCATCGTCGTATTGCCAGGGATTGCCGCTTATTTATTGTTTCAGCAAGGCGAATTTCAAGAACAAATTACCGAAGGTGGGTTTGTCAAACCTGACAAAGCCTACCCTGTACTGATCAATTTGCTGCCTACCGGACTTAAAGGTCTGTCTTTTGCCGCGCTTACCGCAGCGATCGTGGCCTCTTTGGCAGGTAAAGCGAATAGCATTTCTACCATCTTTACCCTCGACTTGTACAAAAAGTACTTCAACCGTAATGCGAGTGAAGCCAATCAGGTCATGGTGGGCCGAGTGGTGATCGTCATTGCCCTCATCATCGGTGCAATTGTTGCCCCGGTTTTGCGCAATTTCGCACAAGCTTTTCAGTTCATCCAAAACTTCACGGGTCTGATTTCTCCAGGGATTACGGCCATCTTCTTGCTGGGCTTCTTCTGGAAAAAAACCACGGCCAGTGCCGCAATGGCGGGGGCAATTGCCACTATCCCTGCGGGTATTGCCCTGGAAAATCTCCTACCTAACTTACCCTTCATGCACCGCATGGGTTGGGTCTTCCTGATCGTGGTAGGTTTGATGATCCTGATCAGTTTGTTGGACAGTAAGGGCCGCAAAAATGTACGATCCATCGAAGTGGAAGTTTCCGATTTCAAAACGGCACCCGCATTTACGGTTGGAATGGTGGTAATTGTGATCATTTTAGCCGTTTTGTATTCAATGTTTTGGTAG